In one window of candidate division KSB1 bacterium DNA:
- a CDS encoding four helix bundle protein, with translation MAEKETIVTKMYDLVKYLIPVVNRFPCDYKFTLGDRITQLILDLLEHYVAAYYTTNRQAKINLLVEVNLAQYGPFGLPLLIVAENLSS, from the coding sequence ATGGCCGAAAAAGAGACCATCGTCACCAAAATGTATGACCTGGTGAAATATCTTATTCCCGTGGTCAATCGCTTTCCCTGCGATTACAAATTTACGCTGGGAGATCGCATCACGCAGCTCATATTGGACTTGTTAGAACATTATGTTGCGGCCTATTACACCACCAATCGCCAGGCCAAAATCAACCTGCTGGTTGAAGTTAATCTGGCACAATATGGTCCTTTTGGTTTACCATTGTTGATAGTTGCAGAAAACCTTAGTAGCTAA